One window from the genome of Mucilaginibacter ginsenosidivorans encodes:
- a CDS encoding SDR family oxidoreductase — MDTNTQFSGLWAVILGGSGGFGFASVEKLVRHGMNIAVLYRETSVGEKPLLEKFSKMAAENGVTILPFNVNALTAEGRASVIQKLTAENGIAKHGVKLLLHSIARGNLKPLAGNDVLTTDDIQFTTYAMSNSLLDWTRDILDADLFHEDARVIGLTSEGAHKYWEGYAAVSLAKSSLESLAKYMAVEFAPMGLKTNIIQAGITPTASLKMIPGSEKLIAIGNERNPMGRITQPGDVANVIYLLCTGEAFWINGALIHVDGGEHCR, encoded by the coding sequence TTGGATACAAACACGCAGTTTTCAGGTTTGTGGGCTGTTATTTTGGGGGGATCGGGCGGTTTTGGATTTGCTTCGGTTGAAAAACTGGTCCGCCACGGTATGAATATCGCTGTGCTTTACCGCGAAACATCTGTTGGCGAAAAACCTTTGCTTGAGAAATTCTCAAAAATGGCAGCCGAAAACGGCGTTACTATCCTGCCTTTTAATGTAAATGCGTTAACCGCCGAAGGGCGCGCATCGGTCATTCAAAAATTGACCGCTGAAAACGGCATAGCAAAACACGGCGTAAAGCTGCTGCTGCACTCCATAGCGCGCGGTAATTTAAAACCTTTAGCAGGTAATGATGTTCTGACTACCGACGATATCCAGTTTACAACTTATGCCATGTCGAACAGCTTGCTTGACTGGACAAGGGATATCCTGGATGCTGATCTTTTTCATGAAGACGCCCGTGTTATCGGGCTTACGAGCGAAGGCGCCCACAAGTACTGGGAGGGTTATGCCGCGGTGTCGCTGGCTAAATCATCGCTGGAGAGCCTGGCTAAATATATGGCGGTGGAGTTTGCACCGATGGGGTTGAAAACAAATATCATCCAGGCGGGAATTACCCCGACGGCATCATTAAAAATGATACCCGGGAGCGAAAAATTGATAGCCATAGGCAACGAACGCAACCCCATGGGGCGTATTACACAGCCCGGCGATGTGGCGAATGTTATTTACCTGCTTTGTACCGGCGAGGCTTTCTGGATAAACGGGGCGTTAATTCACGTAGACGGCGGCGAACATTGCCGATAG
- a CDS encoding beta-ketoacyl-[acyl-carrier-protein] synthase family protein, translating to MAKRVVITGMGVVSPNGIGIPAFLNAIQKGISGIRFVPKYEDLHMSCHVAGIPEFEWDNLKTYISEVSFHGLKGTNIAYGITAALDAWADAGLPYDTDEPRWETGCVFGNSAPDSEATKNVINKVDNREVKKLGSRVVEQTMNSGVTSFISGRLGLGNRVVTNSTACATGTQAILMGYEYIQSGLAKRMLVGSGEYIDSYIFGTFDSMRVLSRKFNDQPERASRPMSASYGGFVPGSGAAAFVLEDLDFALARGARIYAEVLGGCANSGGQRGGGTMTAPNPAGVTRCISEAMENSGIKPGDIDLVSGHLTATMADKYEIQSWAQALGRSGKNFPLTNSVKSMIGHCLSAAGSIESVACVLQIVHGFVHPNINLEDPNPEILSIVDTECLPTSMIKKEINIIAKANFGFGDVNCCLIFSKFKN from the coding sequence ATGGCTAAACGCGTAGTGATCACAGGTATGGGGGTTGTTTCGCCCAATGGTATTGGCATTCCTGCTTTTTTAAATGCAATTCAGAAGGGTATATCGGGTATCCGTTTTGTGCCAAAGTACGAGGACCTGCATATGAGCTGCCATGTAGCCGGCATCCCCGAATTTGAATGGGATAACCTTAAAACTTACATATCTGAGGTCAGCTTTCACGGGCTGAAAGGTACCAATATAGCATATGGAATTACTGCCGCCCTTGATGCATGGGCCGACGCCGGGCTACCTTATGATACTGATGAGCCTCGCTGGGAAACGGGTTGCGTTTTCGGTAACAGTGCGCCCGATTCGGAAGCGACCAAGAATGTCATCAACAAGGTTGATAACCGGGAAGTGAAAAAATTAGGTTCGCGCGTGGTGGAACAAACCATGAACAGCGGTGTTACCTCCTTTATATCAGGGAGATTAGGTTTGGGGAACAGGGTGGTAACCAATTCGACAGCATGCGCGACGGGCACACAGGCTATTTTGATGGGCTATGAATATATTCAAAGCGGTTTGGCAAAGCGGATGCTGGTAGGCAGCGGCGAATATATCGATTCATATATTTTCGGAACTTTCGATTCCATGCGGGTGCTTTCGCGTAAGTTTAACGATCAGCCCGAACGCGCGTCGCGGCCAATGAGCGCATCCTACGGCGGGTTTGTACCGGGTTCGGGCGCCGCTGCGTTTGTGCTTGAGGACCTTGACTTTGCGCTGGCCCGTGGCGCACGCATATATGCAGAAGTTTTGGGTGGATGCGCCAATTCGGGCGGGCAGCGCGGCGGTGGCACCATGACGGCGCCTAACCCTGCAGGGGTGACACGCTGTATAAGCGAGGCGATGGAAAATTCAGGCATTAAACCTGGCGACATCGACCTGGTAAGCGGTCATCTTACAGCGACAATGGCCGATAAATACGAGATACAAAGCTGGGCGCAGGCCCTGGGAAGAAGCGGAAAGAATTTCCCGCTCACCAATTCGGTTAAGTCAATGATAGGGCATTGTTTAAGCGCAGCCGGCTCGATAGAGTCTGTGGCATGCGTATTGCAGATTGTGCATGGATTTGTGCATCCAAATATTAACTTAGAGGACCCAAACCCCGAGATACTCAGCATAGTAGACACGGAATGTTTGCCCACAAGCATGATAAAGAAAGAAATTAATATAATTGCAAAAGCAAACTTTGGCTTCGGTGATGTC
- a CDS encoding beta-ketoacyl-ACP synthase III: MSVNQVYINSTSKFFPNNPVSNDEMEEYLGYIDGRPSKSKKIVLRNNGIINRYYALDKNGKSTHTNAEMTALAVKELFKNDPEKIKEIELLSCGTSSPDQVMPSHGVMAHGWLPEFESIEVVSPAGVCCAGMHALKFAYLAIKAGEVKNAIATGSERFSGLLVSDVFEEEAQKLKEMEDNPFIAFQKDFLRWMLSDGASAFLMSDKPNPDGLSLRVDWIEGASYANVMDTCMYMGGEKMEDGSLKGFMDYTPEEIMNKSIFSVKQDITLLSDNIVHLGGKKIKEIFDKKGLTAGDIDYFLPHISSDFFKSKIYDLVEFYGGGIPYEKWFINLYTVGNVGAASVYLMIDELFHSGKLKKGDRLLLLVPESARFSYMYAMLTVC, from the coding sequence ATGTCTGTGAACCAAGTTTATATAAACTCCACCTCTAAATTTTTTCCTAATAACCCCGTTTCAAATGACGAGATGGAGGAATACCTCGGCTATATCGATGGCCGGCCCTCCAAATCAAAAAAGATAGTATTACGCAATAATGGCATTATCAACCGCTATTATGCACTGGATAAAAATGGCAAATCGACCCACACCAACGCCGAAATGACGGCACTGGCGGTGAAGGAGCTGTTTAAAAATGATCCCGAAAAGATAAAAGAGATCGAACTGCTTTCATGCGGAACTTCATCACCCGACCAGGTAATGCCGAGCCATGGTGTAATGGCACACGGCTGGCTGCCTGAGTTTGAGTCGATCGAAGTAGTATCGCCGGCGGGGGTTTGCTGCGCTGGCATGCACGCGCTTAAATTTGCGTACCTGGCCATTAAAGCAGGCGAGGTAAAGAATGCCATTGCTACAGGTTCCGAGCGGTTTTCAGGGCTCCTGGTTTCAGATGTTTTTGAAGAGGAAGCACAGAAACTGAAAGAAATGGAAGACAATCCTTTCATCGCATTTCAAAAAGATTTTTTAAGATGGATGCTGTCAGACGGGGCCTCGGCATTTTTGATGTCTGATAAGCCAAACCCTGATGGCTTAAGCCTGCGTGTAGACTGGATAGAGGGTGCTTCCTATGCCAACGTTATGGATACCTGTATGTATATGGGCGGTGAGAAGATGGAAGATGGTTCGCTGAAAGGCTTTATGGATTATACGCCGGAAGAGATCATGAATAAGTCCATCTTCAGTGTAAAGCAGGATATTACTTTACTAAGCGATAACATAGTTCACCTGGGCGGTAAAAAGATAAAGGAGATATTCGATAAAAAAGGGCTGACTGCAGGGGATATCGATTACTTTCTGCCGCACATATCCAGCGATTTTTTTAAAAGCAAGATATACGACCTGGTAGAATTTTACGGCGGCGGCATCCCGTACGAAAAATGGTTCATCAACCTCTATACCGTGGGCAACGTAGGCGCAGCCTCGGTGTACCTGATGATCGACGAACTGTTCCACAGCGGTAAACTTAAAAAAGGCGACCGTCTGTTGTTACTCGTTCCGGAAAGCGCGCGCTTTTCGTATATGTATGCGATGCTGACGGTTTGTTAA
- a CDS encoding 3-hydroxyacyl-ACP dehydratase FabZ family protein, which translates to MNNHILSHLPYKSSFRFVDHISELSEDGVIGEYTLKEDAFFYEDHFEGNPVTPGVIITEIMAQIGLVVLGIFLLLKESDFNFGDDVAAFPLLTSTEVSFHKMVLPGQKVKVTSEKEYFRFGKLKCYVEMHDSSGDLVAKGMFSGIVKKVDLKNG; encoded by the coding sequence ATGAATAATCACATACTAAGCCACTTGCCTTATAAATCATCTTTCCGCTTTGTGGATCACATTTCGGAACTGAGCGAGGATGGTGTGATAGGCGAATACACACTAAAGGAAGATGCCTTTTTTTACGAGGATCATTTTGAAGGCAATCCCGTGACGCCAGGGGTTATCATCACCGAAATAATGGCGCAGATAGGCCTGGTGGTGCTGGGGATATTTTTGCTGTTAAAGGAAAGCGATTTCAATTTCGGGGACGATGTAGCAGCATTTCCGCTGCTGACATCAACCGAAGTGTCCTTTCATAAAATGGTTCTGCCAGGGCAAAAAGTAAAGGTCACATCGGAAAAAGAGTATTTCCGCTTTGGTAAACTGAAATGCTATGTTGAAATGCATGATAGTTCAGGCGACCTGGTTGCTAAGGGGATGTTTTCGGGAATAGTCAAAAAAGTCGATCTGAAAAATGGCTAA
- a CDS encoding BtrH N-terminal domain-containing protein: MKLDFEHRQSAHCESGVTSSLLRKISGDKITEPLAFGIGAGLFFTYLPFIKINNGPAIAFRTFPGLIFKKTCQALGIPVVRKKFGSKEKAEAALKQCLDEGRPVGCQVGVYYLSYFPREYRFHFNAHNLIVFGKEDDNYLISDPVMETPTQLTSYELERVRFARGTLAPRGQLYYAESKSDITDDQIQKAIIKGIKRNTFMMLSIPGPFAGVKGIKYLAGKIRNWRDKLGVQKAGSYLAQLVRMQEEIGTGGGGFRYIYAAFLQEAHAYTHKDELLEISRIFTQSGDLWRTAAVHAAGIYKGRLGSQQDFDQMGDYLLEIADLEKSAFLALKNIKW, translated from the coding sequence ATGAAGCTTGATTTTGAACACCGCCAGTCGGCACATTGCGAATCCGGTGTTACCAGCAGCTTATTGCGCAAAATATCAGGAGATAAAATAACCGAGCCGCTGGCCTTTGGCATTGGCGCCGGGTTATTTTTCACTTACCTGCCGTTTATCAAGATCAATAATGGGCCGGCCATAGCTTTCCGTACATTCCCGGGATTGATATTTAAAAAGACCTGCCAGGCTTTAGGGATACCGGTTGTACGGAAAAAATTCGGTTCAAAAGAAAAAGCTGAAGCCGCCTTAAAACAGTGCCTTGATGAGGGCAGGCCGGTTGGCTGCCAGGTGGGGGTTTACTACCTTTCTTATTTTCCGCGCGAATACCGCTTTCATTTTAATGCCCATAACCTTATTGTTTTTGGCAAGGAGGATGATAATTACCTCATCAGCGACCCGGTGATGGAGACGCCAACCCAGCTAACGAGCTACGAACTGGAACGCGTAAGATTTGCCAGGGGCACCCTTGCGCCAAGGGGGCAGCTTTATTATGCGGAAAGTAAATCGGATATTACCGACGACCAAATACAGAAAGCGATCATTAAAGGAATAAAACGGAACACCTTTATGATGCTTAGTATTCCGGGGCCTTTTGCGGGCGTTAAAGGCATCAAATACCTTGCGGGAAAGATCAGGAATTGGCGCGACAAACTGGGTGTGCAGAAAGCCGGCTCGTACCTGGCGCAGCTGGTACGGATGCAGGAAGAAATTGGCACCGGCGGCGGTGGTTTTCGCTATATTTATGCGGCCTTTTTACAGGAAGCACACGCCTATACCCACAAGGACGAACTGCTTGAAATTTCAAGAATTTTCACCCAATCGGGCGACCTTTGGCGCACGGCAGCCGTACATGCTGCAGGTATATACAAGGGACGGTTGGGCAGCCAGCAGGATTTTGACCAGATGGGCGACTACCTGCTTGAAATTGCCGACCTGGAAAAGAGTGCCTTTTTGGCTTTGAAAAATATAAAATGGTAA
- a CDS encoding ABC transporter ATP-binding protein produces the protein MVNNELAIKISNLGFHYPGNDGVTFSGLNLKVKKGERFGLFGPNGAGKTTLLSLMTGLLSANQGTVELLGHDVSRHSNKVNALFGFVPQDFSFYQEMSPVENLEFFGAWAGLNRRQIKTRTDELLHILGLENVRNKQVDKFSGGMKRRVNLAIGVIHDPSVLILDEPTVGVDVQTRHAIINYLLELNKNGTTLIYTSHQLSEAEGLCEEVALIDSGEIIAQNTLTELLKEHSKDSLEGLFLELTGKEYRNDV, from the coding sequence ATGGTAAATAACGAATTGGCCATAAAAATCAGTAACCTGGGCTTTCATTATCCCGGCAATGATGGCGTTACCTTTTCGGGGCTGAACCTGAAAGTAAAAAAAGGTGAGCGTTTTGGTTTATTCGGGCCGAACGGTGCCGGGAAGACCACTTTACTGAGCCTGATGACAGGGCTATTGTCGGCCAACCAGGGCACCGTTGAACTGCTGGGCCACGATGTAAGCCGGCACAGCAATAAGGTAAATGCGTTGTTCGGCTTTGTTCCGCAGGACTTTTCTTTTTACCAGGAAATGAGCCCGGTGGAAAACCTGGAATTTTTTGGCGCCTGGGCCGGCCTGAACCGCCGCCAGATAAAAACCCGCACGGATGAATTGCTGCATATCCTCGGGCTGGAAAACGTCCGGAATAAACAGGTGGATAAATTTTCGGGCGGGATGAAGCGCAGGGTAAACCTGGCCATCGGGGTTATTCATGATCCGTCTGTACTGATACTGGATGAACCTACCGTCGGTGTCGATGTGCAAACACGGCATGCCATTATCAATTACCTGCTCGAACTGAATAAAAACGGGACCACGCTTATTTACACTTCGCATCAATTGAGCGAAGCTGAAGGTTTGTGCGAAGAAGTGGCGCTGATCGACAGCGGCGAGATCATCGCCCAAAATACCCTGACCGAATTACTAAAAGAACATAGCAAGGACAGTTTGGAAGGTTTATTTCTTGAACTTACCGGCAAAGAATACCGCAATGATGTTTAA